The DNA window gaaaaacattatGAATGCAGAAAatccaaataaagaaaaacatgcAACATTCTAACACCTTTATTTGCATTAATTAGCATAACCACAAGTACAACTAGAAAGACAGAGCAATGTTTCCTGGAAGCACaaggaaggaaaaacaatAGAACAACTCCAAATGCATGACCCAACTATACTTCTACATCCCCCACTCTACCCACAGGACAACTCCAAAGATAGAGCACGGTTACATGgaaggagaaggaagaaaaaacaagaaaactacTCCAAATGCTTGACTTTATAACACACTGAATTTCTGCATCCCCACTCTACCTTTTCCATATCTTTAGCCTAACCATTCCAACGATCTTAAGAAACAACTCCTGCCTTCTTGTGATGGCGACATCCGCAAGAACCACTCCCACTACAAACCCACTTCCAATTCCAgccaaacaaaatttcaaatcaaattcaagcATTCGAGTTGAGCCTGAATCACTGTCTTCTTCAGTTGAAGGTGGCGGTTGAGGGGCCTCTTGATTTCCGCATTTTGGTAATGGATCTCCACACAATCCTGGGTTTCCCTCATATGAAGTGCTATTCAATGAAGTAAGTTGGGTACCTTGCGGTATAGGACCTGTGAGATTGTTGTAAGACACATCAAAGTTCCCAAGGAATGTAAGCCTCGTCAGTTGTTGGGGGATCTGTCCTGACAGCTTGTTCTGTGAAAGGTCCAACGATTCAAGATTCCTTAAGTTCCCCAAGGATGATGGAATAGAACCAGTGAGAATGTTGCTGGAAATATTGAGTGAGCGAAGCTCCTTAAGGTTCCCGATGAATTCTGGAATTTTACCttcaaatttgttgtttgAGATATCAATGGCTGCAAACCCTTCTCGAACCTTTGAATAGTACAAATCCAAACCTTTAATTGCTAATGTGATTGAGTAATCAACACTCCGCCCAACATAAAAACCATTGAAGTCATAGGCTACTCGTGTATACATGTATGTTGACTTGTTTACAGTAATATCTGGAAACAAAGGTGGAATCTCACCTGTGAAATTGTTGTAAGACAAATCAAGAATGCGTAACTTGGGGAAGTCAACATTTGTTCTAGACTGTCCTATTACACCGTTGAAGCGATTATGGCGCATTGCCAAAAGTTTTAACTCTGGGAGAGTCCCCAACCAAATGGGGAAAACATCACTGAATTGATTGTTTGACAGAACCAGATACTCAAGTTTCACACAATTCGCCAATGACCTCGGTAATTGCCCCTCCAATTGGTTATGACTAACATCAATCATCTGCAAATTGCTTCCGTTGTTGTATGATTGAGGCATTATGCCCTGAAAAGAGTTGCTTCCAAGAAGTAAAAGGATTAGACCATCACTAAAGTTTCCGAGACACTGAGGAAGCATGCCACTCAAGTTATTTTTTGACACGTCAAGGAACCGAAGAGAACTCATATTGCAAAGCAATGGTGAAATTTCTCCAGTAAAATTGTTGCTGTCAGCTCCATATTCTTCCAGGGATGGTGGAGGGATCGGTAATCGTCCATGAAAATTGTTGACCGAAAGCCTCAAGCATATTAGGTTAACCCAGGGAAAGACAGCTGGAAATTCTCCTGAAATTAAGTTTCCAGAAATGTCCAGGAATACCAGAGTTTCCTTGCCTATGTTCCACATCCAGTTTGGTAGCTCGCCATGAATTTGGTTTCCTCCCATATCCAACCGCTCCATCATTGTTTGATTTCTTAGGAAATATGGGACCTCTTTTAAATTGCATAAACTCAAACCCAGAACGGTGAACTGTCGAACAGTTGCATTCATAATATTGGATTCAgcaacaaattcaaaattgttcCAACTCAACTGGAGTTGGTACAGATTTTGTTGCTTCTCAAACATTTGAAAATCCACTACACCACTCAGGTTATTTGCATGTAGATAAAGGATCTCGAGATTGATGAGATTGGAAAATGAGGCTGGAATTGAACCACTCAACTGATTAAAAGCAAAATCTAGGTAAACTAGTTTGCTAAAATTACCCAGCCAAGATGGAATTGGACCAGTTAAATAACTCGTACTGATCCTAAACACAGTCAATTGGGTAAGGTTTGCCAAAGAATCAGGAATTGGACCTCCAAATCTGTTCGCTGAAATGTCTAGATAAGTGAGTTGTCTGAGATTACCAAGTGCAGATGGAACCAACCCTTCTGAAAAATTGCATTGAGCTACATCCAACTCTTGCAATGAATTAAGCTTTTCAAACGAGGAAGGTATTTGTCCGAAAAACCTAGTAAACGCAACTTTCAGTACCACGAGAGGACTACTTTGATTAAATTCAGGAAAATATCCAGTGAGATCTTGGTTGTATCTCACACTAAGAACTTTTAAGTTCTGTAGACTGAAAATTCTCACTGGGAATTCGCCAAACAGATCACATTTCTTGAGGGTAAGGGATGTcaaaaatgataaatttgtCAAGGAAACAGGTATGATTGAAGATATGTTAATGAAActaagagagagagtttcTAGATTAGTTAAATTTTGAACCAGACTTCTCATATCGGATGGTTGAAGTTTCAACAATCGCTGAGGATTATCAGGAGatgtttcaatttcaagaTTGCAACACAGATCAAGGTATGTCAACTTGGACAAGTGTGAGACTTCAGATGGGACTTGaccagaaaagaaagaggCAGAGAGGTCAAGATGAGTGAGGCTTGGAAAATTTCTTATGCTAGATGGAATTTGAGAGTAATTGAAGTTATTGTCAGAGAGGCTTAACCTTTGAAGATGCACCAGGCTGAACAGGCTACTATTGGAGTCGAAAGAGCCGTAGAGATAACTGCTGCTGAGATTAAGGCCAATAACATGACCCGTCATCTCGTCACACTCCACGCCGTCCCACGAGCAGCAACTGCTATTTCCTCCTGCAGCTGGTTTCCATGATGAAACCTTTGGATAAGCACCTTTAGAACGTGAAGCAGATTTGTCAATAATAAAGCTCTCCTTGAACTGCACCAAGGCGGAGCTCTCCTCGGCATGGCAAGATAGCTGCTGCAAAGAGTCTACAAAGTTTGCAACCACAAGATGAAACAACAACAGAACTAGTAGTTTCGAGAGCACGCGAATCGACAGGTGAATCCCCATAatgttttgatattttttgtttgcaaaatCATCTATGAAAGTTAAAGCTAGAGAGCTCCCTATTTATAGACTGGCATGATCAAATGGTTGAGCAATAGCATACACGTGTCAAGTAACAAtattatttgacattttggTCAATATAGAAGTGATGGGATAATACACGTGTCAAGTATCTATTCATGGCATGAGGTGACTGAAGTCAACAACTCACGAACTGATTAATAAAAAAGTGTAAATGCAAAGAAATAATCATCACAGAAAATTCTATCCTTGCAATTACATATGATTAATTcgatgtcttttttttttttcaattagaAAGACCACAAAACTTCAAATCAATTTGCCATTATATTTTATGTATGTTAAATTGACGATGTGGCAAGCAGAAGAGCGGTCTCTCCTCTGTATATCTTCAACTTGGATTCAGCATGGATGATGCAGCACCACCCAGCCCATAGCATTTGGAGCGTTCGTTATAGAGCCAGTGCAAGATTTTAATATTCAGTTTATAAACAGTTCTTACTTGAGCGTTGCCCTTGTGTTTCCaatgttttaaaatattcttttctttgccCTCTTAAGCTAAATAACCATCCCTGAAAGTGAGAGCTATCTATTTATGGACTGGCATGATCAAATGGCATTGCATATATACGTGTACATAGTAAATAACTATTTAATATTACTCCAAATTAACCATCTTCATCAAGATAATATTTATTGACATTTTGATAAATGAAGAAGTGAttggaaataataataataataataataaaactcgAGGGGTGGTGTTTTCATACTGCAAATGACTAAAGTCTAGAACTCATCATCACAGAAAATTCCATCCTTGAAAATAAGAACCAGTGTTGTCAATTcgaagcaaagaaaaaaatggtaaATTGAGTTGAAGTTTCGAATATATGCAATTGATAAggaccctttttcttttgtttcgaCTTGACATAATTGCAAGGATGGAATTTTTTGTAATGAATATTTGGTTGCATTTACACTTAAGTCATCTGGAGTCTTAAAATACTTCTTTATTGATCAATACGTCATTATGTATTTTCCCTTCAAGTATATGCAATGCCACTGTTCGTATCCTTAAGTCATCTGAAGAGAAGTTTCTGCTGAATTAGAAGGAATTCTCTTTAACAGTAGAACCACattataataaatttaaaagaccAAAGTATGTGGTTGTTAATATATGTCTTAAGAGTGTAATCACAGGGTACTAAACtgtaattaattcaaaaatgaaaaattctgTCACGATTATTTGGTTGCATGTCTTTATCGATCCATACATAACGTGCTTGACTTTAACAAAGGCGCTGGGTAGCATCCAGAGTGATTAGCAAATTGACTTTGGTCTTTTTAATCGAAAATATCACAAATTGCATATCTGTAATTTACcagaacctttttttttttttttttttttgttctcttttggGGCTTTGTAACAAACATGCAGTCACCATGTGCTAGGGGTGGGCATGGTACGGTATGGTATGGTATTGAGCCTGTACCGCTACCGCTACCGATACCGGAAATTTAAATCGGTATGGGATTATGGTTTGCCAAAATTCGTACCGTACCGTACCATGCCAAATCGGTATTGGTACCATttcggtaccaaaatgacacAACTAAAAAAATGAACCAGTTcaatattcaacatatt is part of the Prunus dulcis unplaced genomic scaffold, ALMONDv2, whole genome shotgun sequence genome and encodes:
- the LOC117612771 gene encoding receptor-like protein 6, with product MGIHLSIRVLSKLLVLLLFHLVVANFVDSLQQLSCHAEESSALVQFKESFIIDKSASRSKGAYPKVSSWKPAAGGNSSCCSWDGVECDEMTGHVIGLNLSSSYLYGSFDSNSSLFSLVHLQRLSLSDNNFNYSQIPSSIRNFPSLTHLDLSASFFSGQVPSEVSHLSKLTYLDLCCNLEIETSPDNPQRLLKLQPSDMRSLVQNLTNLETLSLSFINISSIIPVSLTNLSFLTSLTLKKCDLFGEFPVRIFSLQNLKVLSVRYNQDLTGYFPEFNQSSPLVVLKVAFTRFFGQIPSSFEKLNSLQELDVAQCNFSEGLVPSALGNLRQLTYLDISANRFGGPIPDSLANLTQLTVFRISTSYLTGPIPSWLGNFSKLVYLDFAFNQLSGSIPASFSNLINLEILYLHANNLSGVVDFQMFEKQQNLYQLQLSWNNFEFVAESNIMNATVRQFTVLGLSLCNLKEVPYFLRNQTMMERLDMGGNQIHGELPNWMWNIGKETLVFLDISGNLISGEFPAVFPWVNLICLRLSVNNFHGRLPIPPPSLEEYGADSNNFTGEISPLLCNMSSLRFLDVSKNNLSGMLPQCLGNFSDGLILLLLGSNSFQGIMPQSYNNGSNLQMIDVSHNQLEGQLPRSLANCVKLEYLVLSNNQFSDVFPIWLGTLPELKLLAMRHNRFNGVIGQSRTNVDFPKLRILDLSYNNFTGEIPPLFPDITVNKSTYMYTRVAYDFNGFYVGRSVDYSITLAIKGLDLYYSKVREGFAAIDISNNKFEGKIPEFIGNLKELRSLNISSNILTGSIPSSLGNLRNLESLDLSQNKLSGQIPQQLTRLTFLGNFDVSYNNLTGPIPQGTQLTSLNSTSYEGNPGLCGDPLPKCGNQEAPQPPPSTEEDSDSGSTRMLEFDLKFCLAGIGSGFVVGVVLADVAITRRQELFLKIVGMVRLKIWKR